ATGGTTAAATCTACCACGGAAAAGTCATTTTTTTTCAAACGACAGCGTACGTGATAACCTTCGATTTCACTTTTGTAATAATCTGCAATAGCAGATAGTTCTTCTCGCATCTGAATAATATTTTCTTTGAAGAAAGCAGAAATATCAGATTTAATCCCATCGGAAATCTGATCCTCAAAGTAGGACAGTGTCTGTTTACCCTGAGCAGTAATCTCAAAGTAAGAGGAGTTTCGAATGGTTTTGGACTCAATCAGCTCTGAGTCAATCAGCTCTGAAATTGCCTGCTGGAGATGGAAATAGGTGGTATAGCCTTTATCCAGCACAAAACCGGATATCTGAGCATTCGTAAGCGGAAAATCCACTTTTTCCAACATATACAGAATAATCAGTTTATAGAGTGTGAGTGGCTCTGACATGACTTAATCCTCCTTATTTTCCATTGGTTTATATTGTTTTCCCTGAAAAGCGTGCCGAAGCTTACATTCTCGGTGAAGGGTGTTTAGAACGGTTCTTTTTGCGCTGCTCCATAGAGGGGCAATGAGCAAATCCTTTGGACCGTCACCGGTGAGACGGTGAATGACAATTTCCGGATTAAGATGCTCCAGACAGTCTATGACAAGCTCCAAGTATTCCTCCATAGAGTATACCTGAAATTTTCCTGCCAGATAATCCTCTGCCAAATCGGTTCCTTTTAATACATGAAGAAGCTGCAATTTAATGCCCTGAATATCCCCGTGATTAAGATATTCTATGGTAGATAAAATATCGTTTTTGCTTTCGCCGGGAAGCCCTAAAATGGTATGTACAATCACA
The DNA window shown above is from Blautia hansenii DSM 20583 and carries:
- a CDS encoding DUF4364 family protein, which gives rise to MSEPLTLYKLIILYMLEKVDFPLTNAQISGFVLDKGYTTYFHLQQAISELIDSELIESKTIRNSSYFEITAQGKQTLSYFEDQISDGIKSDISAFFKENIIQMREELSAIADYYKSEIEGYHVRCRLKKNDFSVVDLTIAVPTEEAAAAVCMNWKEKSQDIYENLIEFLM